The sequence GCTCCAGAAAGGCCTCGGTATCGACCTTGATCGGCGTGGTGGCGTTGACTTCGACGATGGCGATGACTTGGTGGGTATCGGGGTCGATCGCGATTTTGCTGACGCTGCCGACCGGTACGCCGCGATATAGCACCGCGTTGCCGATACGAAGCCCGGTTACCGACCCGGTGAAGACGATCTTGTAATCGATCGTGTCCGCGGTCGTGCGCGAACCGCCGACCCACAGCACGACGACGAGAAGCCCGGCGAGCAGCGCAAGAACGAAGCCGCCGACGATGACATAGCTGGCGCGGGTTTCCATCGCCGGCTATCCGCCGCCGCCGACCGCGCGCGCGCGCGGGCCGTGGAAATACTCGTGGATCCACGGGTGGTCGAGCTTCAACAATTCCTCCAGGCGTCCAACCACGATCTTCTTATCTACCAGCACGGCGATACGGTCGCAGATGGTGGTCAAACTGTCCAGGTCGTGTGTGACCATGAAGACGGTGAATTTCAAGGTGTGATTCAGGGTCTGGATCAGCGAATCGAAACTCGCGGCGCCGATCGGATCGAGCCCGGCGGTCGGCTCGTCGAGAAACAGGATCTCCGGGTCCATCGCCATCGCGCGGGCGAGACCGGCGCGTTTGCGCATGCCGCCCGACAATTCCGACGGCATCTTGCCGGCGGCGTCCGGCGGCAGGCCGACGAGATCGATCTTGAGCGCGGCGATCTCGTCCATCAGCGCCTGGGGCAGGTCGAGGTGCTCGCGCAGCGGGACCTCGATGTTCTGGGCGACGCTCAGCGAACCGAACAGCGCGCCGTCCTGGAACAGAACGCCCCAACGCTGCTGTGCCTGCTGGCGCGCCTCGCCGCCGCCCTCGCGGATATTGTGGCCGAATACCTCGATGGTGCCGGCGGTCGGCCGCAGCAATCCGACGATCGCCTTCAACAGCACCGACTTGCCGGTGCCCGACCCGCCGACCACGCCAAGCACCTCGCCCGGACGCACGTCAAGATCGAGGCCGTCATGAACGACTTGCGGTCCGAACTGGGTCCTGAGGCCGCGAATGCGAATGACGGGGGTATCGGACATCGCGCCGGATCCTCAAATGTGCAGGGTCGAGAAGATGATCGAAAACACGGCGTCGGCGATGATCACCAGGAAGATCGCCTGGACCACCGACTGGGTGGTCTTGCGGCCGACGCTTTCGGCGCTGCCCTCGACCCGGAGACCCTGGAAACAGCCGACCATGGCGATGAGGAACGCGAACACCGGCGCCTTCATCAGCCCGATCCAGATCGTCCACGGCGTGAGCGCGAGGCGCAGCTGCTCGATGAACGCGGTCAGCGAGATGTCGAGCACCAGCATCGACATGATCGCGCCGCCGGTCATGCCCATGATGTCGGCATAGACGCCAAGCAGCGGCAGAACGATGACCAGCGCGATGATCCGCGGCAGCACCAGGACCTCCATCGGGTCCATGCCGATGGTCTCCATGGCGTCGATTTCCTCGCGCACTTTCATGGTGCCGATCTGCGCCGTGAACGCGCTGCCCGAGCGGCCGGCGACCAGGATCGCGGTCAGCAGGATGCCGATCTCGCGCAGCACCGAGACGGCGAGCAGGTTGACGGTGAAGATCTCGGCGCCGAATTGGCGCAACTGGTCGGCGCCCTGGTAGGCCAGCACGACGCCGATCAGGAACGACAG is a genomic window of Alphaproteobacteria bacterium containing:
- a CDS encoding ABC transporter ATP-binding protein, which gives rise to MSDTPVIRIRGLRTQFGPQVVHDGLDLDVRPGEVLGVVGGSGTGKSVLLKAIVGLLRPTAGTIEVFGHNIREGGGEARQQAQQRWGVLFQDGALFGSLSVAQNIEVPLREHLDLPQALMDEIAALKIDLVGLPPDAAGKMPSELSGGMRKRAGLARAMAMDPEILFLDEPTAGLDPIGAASFDSLIQTLNHTLKFTVFMVTHDLDSLTTICDRIAVLVDKKIVVGRLEELLKLDHPWIHEYFHGPRARAVGGGG
- a CDS encoding MlaE family lipid ABC transporter permease subunit, with amino-acid sequence MLRRGSGGLNAGDAVSDREWVKTSRDDDRLKIVAAGPWTIRHAPDIERQAGALTPNGARQAVFDLSRLDAIDTAGALVLFKVVDRFKNAGVETEVAGAPGDFSDLLARVAEAEERHAVPQPPVGRFSHSLEVIGHSTVQAFREGRDLLSFFGLTIVVFGRIIARPRRLRLISTINNMESAGVRALPIVGLLSFLIGVVLAYQGADQLRQFGAEIFTVNLLAVSVLREIGILLTAILVAGRSGSAFTAQIGTMKVREEIDAMETIGMDPMEVLVLPRIIALVIVLPLLGVYADIMGMTGGAIMSMLVLDISLTAFIEQLRLALTPWTIWIGLMKAPVFAFLIAMVGCFQGLRVEGSAESVGRKTTQSVVQAIFLVIIADAVFSIIFSTLHI